In Gimesia benthica, a single window of DNA contains:
- a CDS encoding AI-2E family transporter, producing MKEPAEPSSTTGMLSRTITTLVVVVILAAALVITWEIILTLFLAVMFAVFLTFASAGLSRVLPLPYHGSLSLLVTTLILVSAGSIALFFVQIEHQVQEASQQIERGTEKIQDWAEEYTTVKSVIQSTPYLSQSLLPASDSQKKKHDSSPSEESKSPEQTDDSPQKKSEKSQQTDLNSLAQPAKQAASFVGQMFRTTFGLVVNSVLILFVGLFLATAPASYRDGVVILFAPERRERIRQVMNQLGDTLWHWLIGRFGSMLVTGLGAWLVLLLIGVPMAGTLGFLTGLLTFIPNIGAAISFILAILVALPQGTTTAALVIPAYIGLQLLESYMITPLIQKQQVSLPPALLISFQAIMGVLFGFLGAIIASPFLAAVKVIVQELYVKDYLEGNADQNGNGV from the coding sequence ATGAAAGAACCCGCAGAACCTTCATCGACAACCGGAATGCTCAGCAGAACCATCACCACACTGGTGGTGGTCGTTATTCTGGCCGCTGCGCTGGTCATCACCTGGGAAATCATCTTAACGCTATTCCTGGCAGTAATGTTCGCCGTCTTTCTGACCTTTGCCAGTGCTGGCCTGAGCCGGGTTTTGCCGTTGCCTTACCACGGCAGTCTGTCATTACTCGTGACAACCCTGATTCTGGTTTCTGCAGGATCCATTGCCCTGTTCTTCGTGCAAATCGAGCATCAGGTGCAGGAGGCCAGTCAACAGATCGAACGCGGTACAGAGAAAATTCAGGACTGGGCTGAAGAGTACACGACGGTCAAATCCGTGATTCAGTCGACCCCGTATTTATCCCAGTCACTGTTACCTGCATCCGATTCACAAAAGAAGAAACACGATTCCAGTCCATCCGAGGAATCGAAATCCCCTGAGCAGACAGACGACTCCCCCCAAAAGAAATCCGAAAAATCACAACAGACCGATCTGAATTCACTGGCACAACCAGCGAAACAGGCGGCTTCCTTTGTCGGCCAGATGTTCCGTACGACATTTGGACTCGTAGTCAATTCGGTGTTGATTCTGTTTGTCGGTCTCTTTCTGGCGACAGCACCTGCGAGCTATCGAGACGGAGTAGTGATTCTGTTCGCACCGGAACGTCGCGAGCGGATCCGGCAAGTCATGAACCAACTGGGAGACACTCTCTGGCACTGGCTGATCGGCCGCTTCGGTTCGATGCTGGTAACCGGTCTGGGCGCCTGGCTGGTCCTGCTGCTGATCGGCGTTCCCATGGCGGGTACACTGGGGTTCCTCACTGGACTGTTGACGTTCATTCCTAATATTGGTGCCGCGATCTCCTTTATTCTGGCAATCCTCGTGGCGCTCCCACAAGGCACCACTACGGCAGCACTCGTGATCCCCGCCTATATTGGACTGCAGCTGCTGGAGAGTTACATGATCACCCCCTTGATTCAAAAGCAGCAGGTCTCGCTACCCCCGGCGCTGTTGATCTCGTTCCAGGCCATTATGGGCGTCCTGTTCGGTTTTCTGGGAGCCATCATCGCCTCTCCCTTCCTGGCAGCAGTCAAAGTCATCGTCCAGGAACTCTATGTGAAAGATTATCTGGAAGGGAACGCCGACCAGAACGGCAATGGAGTATGA
- a CDS encoding Hsp70 family protein codes for MTHMIGIDLGTSNSLCAVFEDGQPRLIPNALNSFLTPSVISVSEDNRVLVGAAAKEMRVTQPERCAWVFKRLMGTEQSVKIGTHTFTAPEMSSLVLQSLKQDAEAYLGAPVEDAIITVPAYFNDHQRNATKLAGELAGLNVRRIINEPTAAALTYGFHDRGADKRLIVIDLGGGTFDVTAMEVFEGTLEIISTAGESMLGGEDFTDRILAWTLSTQKMQLEVAEMKAPLLVARLKQECEAAKHAFSTASEARIRFPDAQGEITEQSPVITISQDQFQKLSEPLIKRLSRPIARAVRDSRIPPQEFTDVILVGGATRMEVVRSFVRSFFETEPLCSYNPDEVVALGAAVQAALIQDDQAVDDMVMTDICPFTLGTEVIKEFGQRKVDGYFLPVIHRNTTIPVSREEVVYTVSPNQRHVAVGVYQGESRKVEDNLFLGKLEVKGIPPGPAGKPVHLRFTYDLNGILEVEAYVPETGKKSTLILTQHARLSSSKEIKSAVKKLQALKFYPRDDVRNQHLLSFAERVIGEVSPYQREDLESMIDQFEHAMSSGDREYFDSVRQNLLTSLAALGFHYDEEEGRERES; via the coding sequence ATGACACATATGATTGGTATCGACCTGGGAACCTCCAATTCCCTGTGCGCCGTCTTTGAAGATGGTCAGCCCAGGCTCATCCCTAATGCCCTTAACTCGTTTCTGACGCCCTCCGTCATCAGTGTTTCGGAGGACAATCGCGTGCTCGTGGGCGCTGCAGCAAAGGAAATGCGGGTCACGCAACCGGAACGCTGCGCCTGGGTTTTTAAACGACTCATGGGGACCGAGCAGAGTGTGAAAATCGGCACGCATACCTTCACCGCGCCGGAGATGTCGAGCCTGGTTCTGCAGTCACTCAAACAGGATGCGGAAGCCTACCTGGGAGCCCCGGTGGAGGATGCCATCATCACGGTTCCCGCTTATTTCAACGATCATCAGCGGAATGCCACCAAGCTGGCGGGAGAGCTGGCCGGTCTGAATGTCAGGCGTATCATCAATGAACCGACGGCGGCGGCCCTCACATATGGTTTTCATGATCGAGGGGCCGACAAGCGACTGATTGTCATCGACCTCGGCGGCGGTACCTTCGATGTCACCGCGATGGAAGTCTTCGAAGGAACCCTGGAAATCATCTCCACCGCAGGCGAGAGCATGCTGGGTGGCGAAGACTTTACCGATCGCATTCTGGCCTGGACACTCAGCACACAGAAAATGCAACTGGAAGTGGCTGAAATGAAAGCCCCCCTGCTCGTCGCACGACTCAAGCAGGAATGCGAGGCTGCCAAACACGCCTTCTCGACAGCTTCGGAAGCCAGAATTCGTTTCCCTGATGCGCAAGGCGAAATTACCGAGCAGTCTCCGGTCATTACGATTTCACAGGATCAGTTCCAGAAACTGAGCGAACCATTAATCAAACGGCTCTCGCGGCCCATCGCCCGGGCCGTTCGGGATTCGCGGATTCCGCCTCAAGAATTCACAGACGTGATCCTGGTCGGCGGTGCCACCCGCATGGAGGTCGTCCGCTCGTTTGTGCGTTCCTTCTTCGAGACCGAGCCGCTCTGTTCTTATAACCCGGACGAAGTTGTGGCGCTCGGCGCCGCGGTGCAGGCAGCGTTGATCCAGGATGACCAGGCCGTCGACGACATGGTGATGACCGACATCTGTCCCTTCACGCTGGGAACGGAGGTCATCAAGGAATTTGGCCAGCGTAAGGTGGACGGCTATTTCCTGCCCGTGATTCATCGCAACACCACCATTCCGGTCTCCCGCGAAGAAGTGGTGTATACCGTCTCACCCAATCAGCGTCACGTGGCTGTCGGTGTCTACCAGGGAGAATCGCGCAAAGTCGAGGACAATCTCTTCCTGGGCAAACTGGAGGTCAAAGGGATTCCCCCCGGACCAGCGGGCAAACCCGTGCATCTAAGGTTCACCTATGACTTAAACGGCATTCTGGAAGTCGAAGCCTACGTCCCGGAAACCGGTAAGAAATCAACGCTCATACTCACTCAACACGCCCGGCTCTCCTCCAGTAAAGAGATCAAGTCGGCCGTGAAGAAGTTGCAGGCCCTCAAATTTTACCCGCGGGACGATGTACGTAATCAGCATCTGCTCTCCTTTGCGGAGCGGGTCATCGGCGAAGTCAGCCCGTATCAGCGCGAAGATCTGGAATCCATGATCGATCAGTTCGAGCATGCGATGTCTTCGGGCGATCGCGAATATTTCGACTCCGTACGTCAGAATCTGTTAACCTCCCTGGCAGCCCTGGGATTCCACTACGATGAAGAGGAAGGCCGGGAACGCGAATCATGA
- a CDS encoding J domain-containing protein has protein sequence MSESDEPRWDLLPDDPEQFFSLSGDYDVRDLKRSYNALIKRFKPEKCPEEFQRIRAAYERLNDALRYGETLNPGSLPPQAQFDWSAPPAPGNQAQEPSDEQTILPHSDIDHEESESAPLLEFPELYERVQQEPLPEVYEELKSLPHKTPYDYYALALISDLISDEEFSFPFWLLKGLKAHPEEPALFELLHQYFLTDQTIKGLGKLLVETARVIRNDRFYYLTENAWDRLLREVPFQQFRQVLEACEANLLDHEVDHMLVFYVHLLKAGLWKADPDWIRMILAQIDEYHERMSYWLELEYEFLFLIRSYREQREEFLKGGPIRKLIDQTIIDYCTQSEQVADRRFLECQQTLVSQRDELLKEFDVPSRGCQDVIYLWETIAADVSERIDTEWSPDDPATLPEQTHRLAGQLFAETEGAEYRKAVKIPTLAFVLIFLVSIIIGLLFALNKSDSISAILLIAGCLLLFNGVTFIISYLVADVVTQEFYLSWWRRQLLTFYQSHWFPLPFLAAELKRLNGTQVGKEKFRGMSEVAHMVRNDAGLWFYSTAQRLLAACR, from the coding sequence ATGAGCGAATCTGACGAACCACGGTGGGACCTGTTACCGGATGACCCCGAACAGTTTTTCTCTCTGTCCGGCGACTACGATGTGCGCGACCTGAAACGCAGCTACAACGCGCTGATCAAACGCTTTAAGCCGGAGAAATGCCCCGAAGAATTCCAGCGGATCCGGGCAGCTTACGAACGACTGAACGACGCGCTCCGCTATGGAGAAACGCTGAATCCGGGCAGCTTACCACCCCAGGCGCAGTTTGACTGGTCAGCCCCGCCCGCACCCGGCAACCAGGCTCAGGAGCCTTCCGATGAACAGACCATCCTGCCTCACTCAGACATCGATCACGAGGAATCGGAATCCGCACCGCTGCTTGAATTCCCCGAGCTCTACGAACGCGTCCAGCAGGAACCGCTGCCGGAGGTCTACGAGGAACTCAAGTCCCTGCCGCACAAAACCCCCTACGATTATTATGCACTCGCGCTGATTTCGGACCTGATTTCTGACGAAGAGTTTTCATTCCCGTTCTGGCTGCTGAAAGGGCTGAAAGCCCATCCGGAAGAGCCGGCCCTGTTTGAACTGCTGCACCAGTATTTTCTGACCGACCAGACCATAAAGGGGCTGGGCAAGCTGCTGGTCGAGACGGCGCGGGTCATTCGTAACGACCGTTTCTATTATCTCACGGAAAATGCCTGGGACCGTCTGCTCAGGGAAGTTCCCTTCCAGCAGTTTCGCCAGGTGCTGGAGGCCTGTGAAGCGAACCTGCTCGATCACGAAGTCGATCACATGCTGGTGTTCTACGTGCATCTGCTCAAAGCGGGTCTCTGGAAAGCGGACCCCGACTGGATCCGCATGATCCTCGCCCAGATCGACGAATACCACGAGCGGATGTCGTACTGGCTCGAACTCGAATACGAATTTCTGTTTCTGATTCGCAGCTACCGGGAACAGCGCGAGGAGTTTTTAAAAGGTGGACCGATCAGAAAACTGATCGATCAAACGATCATCGACTACTGCACCCAGAGCGAACAGGTGGCGGACCGCCGATTTCTGGAATGTCAGCAGACGCTGGTCTCTCAACGCGATGAACTGCTGAAAGAATTCGATGTGCCCAGCCGGGGTTGCCAAGATGTGATCTACCTCTGGGAGACGATCGCCGCGGACGTCTCCGAACGCATCGACACCGAATGGTCCCCCGATGATCCGGCGACGTTACCGGAACAGACGCACCGTCTGGCCGGCCAACTGTTTGCCGAAACGGAAGGCGCCGAGTATCGCAAAGCGGTGAAGATCCCCACGCTGGCTTTCGTGCTGATCTTCCTGGTCTCGATTATCATCGGTCTGCTCTTTGCGTTGAATAAATCGGACTCGATCTCCGCTATTCTGCTGATCGCAGGCTGCCTGCTGCTCTTTAACGGCGTGACGTTCATCATCAGTTACCTGGTCGCAGACGTGGTCACCCAGGAATTCTACCTCTCCTGGTGGCGACGACAGCTGTTAACCTTCTACCAGTCACACTGGTTTCCGCTCCCCTTTCTGGCGGCAGAGTTAAAGCGGCTGAACGGGACCCAGGTCGGCAAGGAAAAGTTCCGCGGCATGAGCGAAGTAGCCCACATGGTCCGCAACGATGCCGGTCTCTGGTTTTACTCCACCGCCCAGCGCCTGCTGGCGGCCTGTCGTTGA
- a CDS encoding 3-hydroxyacyl-ACP dehydratase FabZ family protein, which produces MQTYRHEFSSVEDYLHHRAPYLMVDGIQSISDSEIVTFRRVTGEEYFLQGHFPGAPVVPGAMMQEMTTQSAGILIAARYNPMPEYNTHDPHFNEYALGVLVKVEQARFKGFARPGDQLEIRVNLNERLSGIFDFRATIAVGEKIIMRNRFQLTNIESSVLTGPVGV; this is translated from the coding sequence ATGCAAACCTACCGCCACGAATTTTCGTCCGTTGAAGACTACCTGCACCACCGGGCTCCTTACCTGATGGTCGATGGCATCCAGTCGATTTCGGACAGTGAGATTGTCACCTTCCGACGAGTCACAGGTGAAGAGTATTTTCTGCAGGGGCACTTTCCGGGGGCGCCAGTGGTGCCGGGAGCGATGATGCAGGAAATGACCACGCAATCCGCGGGGATTCTCATCGCCGCCCGTTATAATCCCATGCCGGAATATAACACACACGATCCGCATTTTAATGAGTATGCCCTGGGTGTGCTGGTCAAAGTGGAACAGGCCCGCTTCAAAGGTTTCGCCCGCCCCGGGGATCAGCTGGAAATCCGAGTGAATCTGAACGAACGGCTGAGTGGGATCTTCGATTTCCGGGCGACCATTGCTGTCGGGGAAAAGATCATCATGCGGAACCGCTTTCAGCTGACGAACATCGAATCGAGCGTGTTGACCGGTCCGGTGGGGGTGTAG
- a CDS encoding DUF4177 domain-containing protein, translating into MAIFICSECGHTEETPEEYIGKKARCLSCQTMGTVQAKPPAPPRQSPQPVVKESSAAPPPQDFVKEETPVPQAPASASRSNSLTFVLIGLVAAILVIQLLSIQLNMPASVQWEYKIVSPKDSVIIEELDDLGEQGWEVVTARRASGYNDSYSYEMILKRAK; encoded by the coding sequence ATGGCTATTTTTATCTGCTCCGAATGCGGACATACCGAAGAAACACCCGAAGAATATATTGGTAAAAAAGCTCGCTGCCTTAGCTGCCAGACGATGGGAACGGTCCAGGCCAAACCACCGGCCCCTCCTCGGCAGTCTCCCCAACCCGTGGTGAAGGAGTCGAGTGCCGCTCCACCTCCTCAGGATTTTGTGAAAGAGGAGACGCCTGTCCCCCAAGCACCAGCGTCTGCCTCCAGGTCAAATTCACTTACATTTGTGCTGATTGGACTGGTGGCTGCTATACTTGTCATTCAATTGCTGAGTATCCAGCTCAACATGCCTGCGTCAGTCCAGTGGGAATATAAGATTGTTTCCCCGAAAGACTCCGTCATCATTGAGGAACTCGATGACCTGGGTGAACAAGGCTGGGAAGTTGTGACAGCCAGACGCGCTTCAGGCTACAATGACTCGTACTCATATGAAATGATTTTGAAGCGGGCTAAATAG
- a CDS encoding FAD-dependent oxidoreductase, translated as MRILIVGAGIGGMTLAALLKQRGFHPTLIERAPDFEHAGYMLGLWPLGYRVLHGLGLYEQFAAETLECRHYEVRDNHGELVKHWSMAPISDRFGPNLSCTRPQLIKLLHSAIDDLDLRFNTTLDTLYDDGETATVAFSDGRTETFDLVVGADGIHSKVRQMIFGDQPYYHTNWGGWVWWVGLDQVPQETFIEHWGAGRFFGIYPTTQGAGVYAGAPVTDDFSQPGPGRNQRIRDRFAGMGELVETCLESLPDDHSDLFFWKLSDVRAKEWTRGRVVLLGDAAAGFLPTAGIGASMAMESAAVLADELSRTNTQFLEHALALYVKRRQHRVESTQNDSRHLAKMMFIKSATVSHIRDVATKFYSLEQLAGSIAKAFDEPI; from the coding sequence ATGCGAATACTCATCGTCGGAGCCGGTATCGGGGGGATGACGCTGGCGGCGCTGCTCAAACAGCGGGGCTTTCATCCCACGCTCATCGAGCGCGCCCCAGATTTTGAACACGCCGGCTATATGCTGGGTCTCTGGCCCCTCGGCTATCGGGTGCTGCATGGTCTGGGTCTCTATGAGCAGTTCGCCGCCGAGACTCTCGAATGCAGACATTACGAAGTCCGCGATAATCATGGCGAACTCGTCAAGCACTGGTCGATGGCACCGATCTCGGATCGCTTTGGCCCCAACCTGAGTTGCACGCGTCCCCAGCTGATCAAGCTCCTGCATTCGGCCATCGACGATCTCGATCTCCGTTTCAATACCACCCTGGATACGCTTTACGATGACGGCGAGACGGCAACCGTTGCATTCAGCGATGGCCGGACTGAGACATTCGATCTCGTCGTCGGTGCCGACGGCATTCATTCGAAGGTGCGACAGATGATCTTCGGCGATCAACCTTATTACCACACTAACTGGGGTGGCTGGGTCTGGTGGGTCGGCCTGGATCAAGTGCCGCAGGAAACCTTCATCGAACACTGGGGTGCCGGCCGCTTCTTCGGGATCTACCCCACAACTCAAGGCGCGGGCGTTTATGCCGGCGCGCCGGTGACCGACGACTTCAGTCAGCCGGGACCGGGGCGCAATCAGAGAATTCGAGACCGGTTCGCCGGGATGGGAGAACTGGTCGAGACCTGCCTGGAGTCGCTTCCCGATGACCATTCCGATCTCTTCTTCTGGAAACTCTCCGACGTGCGAGCCAAAGAGTGGACCCGCGGCCGCGTGGTGCTGCTGGGTGATGCGGCAGCCGGCTTCCTCCCCACCGCCGGTATTGGAGCTTCAATGGCAATGGAGTCTGCAGCAGTTCTGGCCGATGAACTCTCCCGCACCAATACGCAGTTCCTGGAACATGCCCTCGCGCTGTATGTCAAACGCCGCCAGCATCGCGTGGAGAGCACCCAGAACGACTCGCGCCACCTGGCAAAGATGATGTTCATCAAATCCGCCACCGTCTCGCACATCCGCGACGTCGCCACGAAATTCTATTCCCTCGAACAACTGGCCGGTTCGATCGCGAAAGCGTTTGACGAACCAATCTGA
- a CDS encoding neutral/alkaline non-lysosomal ceramidase N-terminal domain-containing protein: MRISMPPVLASLILLAALFVMTTSGECGLSAGAATVDVTPPTLPAIQNGLFLEQNQDKVLDRLKARCFVLQNDRAAIAIVVVDSCMIPRDVCERAKVLASKQTGIPIHRMLIASTHTHSAPSVMNFCLGTRSDPSYERFLPPKLAQGIAQAFANLEPARVGYTSIDAPEHTHCRRWLHDPEQYGVDPFGDKTVRAIMHPGYQNPAFIGPAGPADTELSLLSIQSADGKRPIGLLANYSMHYFGARGGFSSDYYGRFCNELEQKIGTKGEKPFVAAMSQGTSGDLQWMNYGAPRRTDYSIDQYARELADIAWKAYQQIEYESSESQLKMAESSLLIKRRLPNKERLAWADKYNQARGERRPKSKEEVYAEQAQWIHEHPQEQIVLQVIRIGDLGITAIPNEVYGITGLKLKAQSPFKQTFNMGLANGAAGYIPPPEQHYLGGYTTWPARTAGLEVQAEPQIVDKLLQLMETLSGEKRKPLTTDFYNDQQRTAIKKARAEDNNRVNRGE; this comes from the coding sequence ATGCGAATTTCAATGCCACCTGTTTTAGCCAGCCTGATTCTGCTTGCGGCACTGTTTGTCATGACGACATCCGGTGAGTGCGGGCTCTCCGCGGGAGCAGCCACGGTCGATGTGACGCCGCCTACGTTGCCGGCGATTCAGAACGGGTTGTTTCTGGAACAGAATCAGGACAAAGTCCTGGATCGACTCAAAGCCCGCTGTTTTGTCCTGCAGAATGACCGGGCGGCGATTGCCATCGTCGTCGTCGATTCCTGTATGATTCCCCGCGATGTCTGCGAACGGGCCAAAGTGCTGGCCAGCAAACAGACCGGCATTCCCATTCATCGGATGCTGATCGCCTCCACGCATACGCACTCTGCTCCCAGTGTGATGAACTTTTGCCTGGGCACCCGCAGTGATCCCAGTTACGAGCGTTTCCTGCCTCCGAAACTGGCGCAAGGGATCGCACAGGCATTCGCCAACCTGGAGCCGGCACGCGTCGGCTATACCAGTATTGATGCACCCGAGCATACGCACTGCCGGCGCTGGTTACATGACCCCGAGCAGTACGGTGTCGATCCTTTCGGCGACAAAACGGTCCGGGCAATCATGCATCCGGGCTATCAGAATCCCGCCTTCATCGGCCCCGCCGGTCCCGCAGATACGGAACTGTCTCTGCTCAGTATTCAGTCTGCGGATGGCAAACGACCCATTGGTCTGCTGGCCAATTACTCGATGCACTATTTCGGCGCGCGGGGTGGATTCTCGTCTGATTACTACGGCCGGTTCTGTAACGAGCTGGAACAGAAAATCGGTACAAAAGGAGAGAAGCCGTTCGTGGCCGCCATGTCCCAGGGAACTTCCGGTGATCTGCAGTGGATGAATTATGGAGCGCCCCGTCGCACCGATTACTCGATCGACCAGTATGCCCGCGAACTGGCCGACATCGCCTGGAAAGCGTATCAACAGATCGAGTACGAAAGTTCCGAGTCACAGTTGAAGATGGCGGAATCGTCGCTGCTTATCAAGCGCCGGCTGCCGAACAAGGAGCGGTTGGCCTGGGCAGACAAGTACAACCAGGCGCGGGGCGAACGTCGTCCGAAATCGAAAGAAGAAGTTTATGCGGAACAGGCACAGTGGATTCACGAGCATCCACAGGAGCAGATCGTGCTGCAGGTGATTCGGATCGGCGACCTGGGGATCACGGCGATTCCGAACGAAGTCTACGGGATTACCGGGCTCAAGCTCAAAGCACAGAGTCCGTTCAAGCAGACCTTCAACATGGGGCTGGCCAACGGCGCCGCGGGTTACATTCCGCCTCCCGAACAGCATTACCTGGGAGGCTACACCACCTGGCCCGCCCGCACCGCCGGCCTGGAAGTTCAGGCGGAGCCGCAGATCGTCGACAAACTGCTGCAGTTGATGGAAACCCTGTCGGGTGAAAAACGTAAGCCGTTAACAACCGATTTCTACAATGACCAGCAACGCACGGCGATCAAGAAGGCCCGCGCAGAAGATAATAACCGAGTGAATCGCGGGGAGTGA
- a CDS encoding SGNH/GDSL hydrolase family protein produces MNPPRIRSLKFLLPLCCLLLLLVTSARAEHEGKIQILLLGDSTTEGSIPRRLKPEGPHLESVIEQLLAAEGDLPACHVSNSSLSGEYIKRLFDSGRYDRDAAKLPGVDYIFIRYGLNDRAKRENFTENFPKDFHALLDRLRKDHPQAVLIPMTVIPFANEEVSKEINDLIFGVAKAEGLEVFDIYPRYAAELKQGFNMLNYRRYPVEKVPEKYQALVKPFISGGRVVVMANELDPILGHLPGWYSDRHPNLAGYNVIADETAKYLAPKLRARKPAQESKQ; encoded by the coding sequence ATGAACCCACCCCGCATTCGTTCCCTGAAATTTCTATTGCCACTGTGCTGCCTGCTCTTGCTGCTTGTGACTTCTGCCCGGGCTGAGCATGAGGGCAAGATTCAAATCCTGCTGCTGGGCGACAGCACAACAGAGGGCAGCATTCCCCGCCGGTTGAAACCGGAAGGACCGCATCTGGAATCGGTCATTGAACAACTGCTGGCCGCGGAAGGTGATCTGCCGGCCTGTCATGTAAGCAACTCCAGCTTGAGCGGCGAATACATCAAGCGGCTCTTTGACTCGGGCCGCTACGATCGGGATGCGGCCAAGCTGCCGGGCGTGGATTATATCTTCATCCGCTATGGGCTGAATGACCGGGCGAAACGGGAAAACTTCACGGAGAATTTCCCCAAAGACTTCCATGCCCTGCTGGACCGTCTGCGCAAAGACCATCCCCAGGCGGTGCTGATTCCCATGACAGTGATTCCGTTCGCCAATGAAGAGGTGAGCAAAGAGATCAACGATCTGATCTTTGGCGTTGCGAAAGCAGAGGGGCTGGAAGTGTTTGACATTTATCCACGGTATGCTGCTGAGCTCAAACAGGGCTTTAACATGCTCAACTACCGCCGATATCCTGTGGAAAAGGTTCCCGAAAAATATCAGGCTCTGGTCAAACCCTTTATCTCGGGAGGCCGGGTGGTCGTGATGGCTAATGAGCTGGATCCGATCCTGGGACATCTGCCCGGCTGGTATTCGGACCGGCACCCGAACCTGGCAGGTTATAATGTGATCGCTGACGAAACCGCGAAATATCTCGCACCCAAACTGCGAGCCCGCAAACCGGCGCAGGAATCAAAACAGTAA
- a CDS encoding BON domain-containing protein: protein MVLLTSQCRRTWLCVLTTLVLLLGCIPHREVQAEPEMTNQTISDKISDEMLLDPGVVSTRLDIQTEDGIVTLSGQVNNILAKERAVRIAETVKGVRAVVNRIEVKPSPLRTDDAIKKDIKTALRTDPATEAREIDVRVNEGAVKLTGKVESYQELDLVRKVAQGVRGVVDLQEEIHVFYKDERPDQEIEEEVQETLRWDSQINDHMITVTVDQGQVKLAGVVGSAAEVRMAKADAWVAGVDDVDTEHLEVDPWIREEKLRGDKFVSKTEEEISSAVQDALLRDPRVKFFNVDVEVTGRTVTLRGTVDNLKARRAAARDAKNTVGVSYVENRLKTRFNQNREDSAIAADVRDAFYRDPYIERFDITVTVLNDTAYLYGKVDSQYEKDRADDLASRVPGVVDVRNFLSVAEQRPYVSDPYIDDLFIDQDALVRYDRRSPYQSDKEIKNEIEDELWWSPFVSSEKIKVSVDDGIATLKGQVSSWSERRASTENAYEGGALLVDNELVVNSD, encoded by the coding sequence ATGGTTTTACTTACCTCTCAATGTCGAAGAACCTGGCTCTGTGTTCTGACGACGCTAGTGCTACTCTTGGGATGTATTCCTCATCGCGAGGTCCAGGCAGAGCCCGAAATGACCAACCAGACCATCAGTGACAAAATCAGTGATGAAATGCTACTCGACCCGGGTGTGGTCTCGACCAGGCTCGACATCCAGACCGAAGATGGCATCGTCACGCTCTCCGGTCAGGTCAATAACATCCTGGCCAAAGAGCGAGCAGTGCGGATTGCTGAAACCGTCAAAGGGGTTCGGGCCGTGGTCAATCGGATTGAAGTCAAACCCTCGCCGCTGCGGACGGATGACGCAATCAAAAAAGATATCAAGACAGCGCTGCGTACCGATCCAGCAACGGAAGCCCGGGAGATTGATGTCCGCGTGAATGAAGGCGCTGTAAAGCTGACGGGCAAAGTGGAATCGTATCAGGAACTGGATCTGGTTAGGAAGGTGGCCCAGGGAGTACGCGGTGTTGTTGATCTGCAGGAAGAGATTCACGTCTTTTACAAGGATGAACGTCCAGACCAGGAAATTGAAGAAGAAGTGCAGGAAACCCTCCGCTGGGATTCACAGATTAATGACCACATGATTACGGTCACCGTCGATCAGGGTCAGGTAAAGCTCGCAGGGGTCGTCGGTAGCGCTGCGGAAGTGCGGATGGCGAAAGCCGATGCCTGGGTCGCAGGCGTGGACGACGTGGATACAGAGCACCTGGAAGTTGATCCCTGGATACGTGAAGAAAAACTGCGCGGCGATAAGTTTGTGAGTAAAACAGAAGAAGAAATCAGCAGCGCAGTGCAGGATGCTTTACTGAGAGATCCGCGTGTGAAATTCTTCAACGTCGATGTCGAGGTAACAGGCCGAACAGTCACCCTGCGGGGAACGGTCGACAACCTCAAAGCCCGTCGTGCAGCCGCCCGCGATGCGAAAAATACGGTGGGCGTCAGCTATGTGGAAAATCGGCTGAAAACGAGATTCAATCAGAACCGTGAAGACTCGGCTATCGCCGCGGACGTCCGCGACGCCTTCTATCGCGATCCCTATATCGAACGTTTCGACATTACTGTCACCGTCCTGAATGACACCGCTTACCTGTATGGGAAGGTCGACTCGCAGTATGAGAAGGACCGCGCCGACGATCTGGCGTCACGGGTTCCCGGCGTCGTCGATGTCAGGAACTTCCTGAGTGTCGCGGAACAGCGGCCCTACGTTTCCGATCCCTACATTGATGATCTCTTCATCGATCAGGATGCTCTCGTACGATATGACCGCAGGTCACCTTACCAGTCGGATAAGGAAATCAAAAACGAAATTGAAGATGAACTCTGGTGGAGCCCGTTCGTCAGTTCCGAGAAGATTAAGGTCTCCGTGGACGACGGTATCGCGACACTCAAAGGGCAGGTCAGTTCCTGGAGCGAAAGAAGAGCTTCCACCGAAAATGCTTACGAAGGAGGCGCCCTGCTCGTTGATAACGAACTGGTAGTGAATAGCGACTAA